One genomic region from Quercus robur chromosome 4, dhQueRobu3.1, whole genome shotgun sequence encodes:
- the LOC126721055 gene encoding proline-rich receptor-like protein kinase PERK8, giving the protein MVSRIACMGFSIFMLHISIYATTLITLSEAKSHAQMLKFHELVKKLKARSSLDVVPPLDSSDAELFGINSPFSIPPFETLAPAPLPEKTPPFYVNAPLTPKPPSSTTPYPIIYIPLPPPPPPSKPNFPIQSPPPSIPESISSPPAYSPVPNPPEYVPSPPSNNPSPPYYGPSPPKLVPSPPIYLPPLVFPPPTVPPPPPRKGSQLAQWCVAKPTVPDPIIQEAMDYACGSGADCKSIQSNGPCYQPDTLLSHASYAFNSYWQNSKIGGGTCDFGGTAILVTVDPSFDECQFTYN; this is encoded by the exons ATGGTTTCAAGAATAGCTTGTATGGGATTCAGTATTTTTATGCTACACATCTCTATTTACGCTACCACACTCATTACTCTAAGTG AGGCAAAAAGTCATGCACAAATGTTGAAATTCCACGAATTGGTGAAGAAGCTAAAAGCACGAAGCAGCTTGGATGTTGTTCCTCCATTGGATTCTTCAGATGCTGAATTATTTGGCATAAACTCTCCCTTCTCTATACCACCTTTTGAGACACTAGCACCAGCTCCATTGCCCGAAAAAACTCCTCCATTTTATGTAAATGCACCATTAACTCCAAAACCACCCTCTTCAACCACACCATATCCTATAATCTACATACCCTTACCCcctcctccaccaccttcaaAGCCCAATTTTCCTATCCAAAGCCCACCTCCAAGCATACCCGAAAGCATTTCTAGCCCACCGGCTTATTCCCCGGTCCCTAATCCACCAGAATATGTGCCTAGCCCACCTAGTAACAATCCTAGTCCACCCTATTATGGGCCTAGCCCACCCAAACTTGTTCCAAGCCCACCAATCTATCTACCACCTCTAGTTTTCCCACCACCAACAGTACCACCACCTCCTCCACGTAAGGGGTCACAACTTGCTCAATGGTGTGTTGCTAAACCAACGGTGCCTGATCCAATAATTCAAGAGGCCATGGACTATGCTTGTGGGTCTGGTGCAGACTGTAAGTCAATTCAGTCGAATGGGCCATGTTATCAACCAGATACTCTTCTGTCTCATGCTTCTTATGCTTTCAACAGCTACTGGCAGAACTCAAAGATTGGTGGAGGTACATGTGATTTTGGAGGGACGGCCATCCTGGTCACAGTGGATCCAA
- the LOC126721054 gene encoding anthocyanidin 3-O-glucosyltransferase 2-like, which yields MKRAELVFIPAPGIGHLVSKILFAKQLLDQDNRFSITVLVIKRPYGTNMDAYIHSLVASESRIKLIHLPQVDPPPQELYLRSVEKYIADLIESHKTHVKEAIINQVLPNSSSIPLAGLVVDMFCTAMIDVAHELGVPSYVFFTSSAAFLGFMFYLPKRYDQLGTEFGESDHESDIPSYVNPVPTSVLPSFVFNKEGGHACMVNHGRKFKEAKGIIINTFLELESHAISSFLDHEIPPVYTLGPLIKLKSQTDFSLGVINQAQHEKIMKWLDDQPQSSVVFLCFGSMGSFGASQLKEIALGLEQSGHRFLWSIRCASSDDKFAAPKDCMNLEDVLPQGFLERTSKIGMICGWAPQVEILAHKATGAFVSHCGWNSTLESLWYGVPIATWPIYAEQQINAFEMVRDLGLAVELRLDYRVGGEVVMAEEIKKAVECVMQGDSEVRKRVKEISEKSRKAVMNGGSSSASLGRLIEDISRNMVLEEK from the coding sequence ATGAAGAGAGCAGAGCTTGTGTTCATCCCTGCCCCGGGAATAGGTCACCTTGTTTCCAAAATATTGTTTGCAAAACAATTACTTGACCAAGATAACCGTTTCTCAATCACTGTTCTTGTTATAAAGCGACCCTATGGAACCAACATGGACGCATACATTCACTCACTTGTTGCCTCAGAGAGCCGTATAAAGCTTATACATCTTCCTCAAGTAGACCCTCCTCCTCAAGAGCTTTACCTAAGGTCTGTTGAAAAATATATTGCTGATTTAATAGAAAGCCACAAAACCCATGTCAAAGAAGCTATCATCAACCAAGTGTTACCCAATTCAAGTTCAATTCCACTTGCTGGGTTGGTGGTTGATATGTTTTGTACAGCCATGATTGATGTAGCACATGAACTTGGTGTACCATCTTATGTGTTCTTTACTTCTAGTGCAGCCTTTCTTGGCTTCATGTTCTACCTTCCAAAACGGTATGACCAATTGGGCACTGAGTTTGGAGAATCAGATCATGAATCAGACATACCGAGTTATGTGAACCCGGTTcctacaagtgtcttgccttcaTTTGTGTTCAATAAGGAAGGTGGGCACGCTTGCATGGTAAACCATGGAAGAAAGTTTAAGGAGGCAAAGGGTATTATTATCAATACGTTTTTGGAGCTCGAATCCCATGCGATAAGCTCATTTTTAGACCATGAAATACCTCCTGTTTACACGCTGGGGCCTTTGATTAAGCTCAAGAGTCAGACTGATTTTAGTCTTGGGGTCATTAATCAAGCTCAACATGAGAAGATCATGAAATGGCTTGATGATCAGCCTCAATCTTCGGTGGTGTTCCTATGTTTTGGAAGCATGGGCAGCTTTGGTGCATCCCAATTGAAAGAGATTGCACTTGGGCTCGAGCAAAGTGGCCACAGGTTCTTATGGTCCATACGTTGTGCATCCTCAGATGATAAGTTTGCAGCACCTAAAGATTGTATGAATCTTGAGGATGTCTTGCCACAAGGTTTTTTGGAAAGGACAAGCAAAATTGGAATGATATGTGGGTGGGCCCCACAAGTGGAGATCTTGGCCCACAAAGCTACAGGAGCGTTTGTGTCACATTGTGGATGGAACTCAACCTTGGAGAGTTTATGGTATGGTGTACCTATTGCCACATGGCCAATTTATGCAGAACAACAAATTAATGCTTTTGAGATGGTGAGGGATTTGGGGTTAGCCGTGGAGTTGAGATTGGATTATAGAGTTGGTGGTGAGGTTGTGATGGCTGAGGAAATTAAGAAAGCAGTGGAATGTGTGATGCAAGGTGATAGTGAGGTGAGGAAAAGGGTCAAAGAGATTAGTGAAAAGAGTAGGAAGGCCGTGATGAATGGTGGATCTTCATCTGCTTCTCTTGGACGGTTGATTGAGGATATATCCAGAAACATGGTGCTTGAGGAGAAGTGA